The Candidatus Malacoplasma girerdii genome has a segment encoding these proteins:
- the prfA gene encoding peptide chain release factor 1: protein MEFDKNLYQSLEAIVKQYNELNDKVESGTLGIHELKEVNRAIKRNKPIYDKFLIYQKLIDDGIQDEKVLNEGGDNELINLAKMELEDIKNQIPAIEDELKILLIPQDPNNDKDVIVEMRPGVGGDESCIFVVDLFECYKRYADKQGWKIKVNSSSYNAHGCDYIFFSISGEEVYSKFKYESGVHRVQRVPLTETKGRVHTSTITVAVLPEVDPVEFTINPSDLRIDTYRAGGAGGQHVNRTESAVRITHLPTNVVVACQDGRSQIENRETAMNLLRAKLYNKYLEEQQNEVSSLRKSQVGNGERSEKIRTYNYPQNRVTDHRIGLTLNKLDYVMMGNLDEIVNGLIANEQEEKLSQLKNS from the coding sequence ATGGAATTTGACAAAAACCTTTACCAATCCTTAGAAGCAATTGTTAAACAATATAATGAACTTAATGATAAAGTTGAATCTGGAACGCTTGGTATTCATGAATTAAAAGAAGTGAATCGAGCCATTAAACGTAATAAACCAATTTATGATAAATTTCTAATTTATCAAAAATTGATAGATGATGGGATTCAAGACGAAAAAGTTCTTAATGAAGGTGGTGACAATGAACTTATTAACTTAGCAAAAATGGAACTTGAAGACATTAAAAATCAAATTCCAGCAATTGAAGATGAGTTAAAAATTTTATTAATTCCTCAAGATCCAAATAATGATAAAGACGTAATTGTGGAAATGCGTCCTGGGGTTGGTGGTGATGAATCTTGTATTTTTGTTGTTGATTTATTCGAATGCTATAAGCGTTATGCAGATAAACAGGGATGAAAGATTAAAGTAAATAGCAGCAGTTATAATGCTCATGGATGTGATTACATTTTCTTTTCAATAAGTGGAGAAGAAGTTTATTCGAAATTTAAATACGAATCAGGTGTTCACCGTGTGCAACGTGTACCATTAACTGAAACTAAAGGTCGAGTTCATACATCAACAATTACTGTAGCAGTACTTCCTGAAGTTGATCCAGTGGAATTTACAATTAATCCAAGTGATTTACGAATTGATACATATCGTGCCGGTGGAGCTGGTGGGCAACATGTTAATCGTACTGAATCAGCGGTTAGAATTACACATTTACCAACCAATGTTGTTGTGGCATGTCAAGATGGAAGAAGTCAAATTGAAAATCGGGAAACAGCAATGAATTTATTAAGAGCTAAGCTATATAATAAATATCTTGAAGAACAACAAAACGAAGTGTCTTCATTACGTAAATCACAAGTAGGTAATGGTGAACGAAGTGAAAAAATTAGAACATACAATTATCCACAAAATCGAGTTACTGACCACCGAATTGGTTTAACTCTTAATAAGCTTGATTATGTTATGATGGGTAATTTAGATGAAATTGTTAATGGTTTAATTGCTAACGAGCAAGAAGAAAAATTAAGTCAATTAAAGAATAGCTAA
- the rpmE gene encoding 50S ribosomal protein L31, which translates to MNKKIQPKTHTVTFKCASCGSEYQIESTYKQDTVSIDVCSNCHPFYKSKSLNQKAKGRAEKLSEKFVAGMNTMKTKPAPKANPTKKTNKKTNLVKSLDDLK; encoded by the coding sequence ATGAATAAGAAAATTCAACCAAAAACACACACAGTAACATTTAAATGTGCTTCATGTGGTAGTGAATACCAAATTGAGTCGACATATAAGCAAGATACTGTAAGTATTGATGTATGTAGTAACTGTCATCCGTTCTATAAAAGTAAATCTTTAAACCAAAAAGCAAAAGGACGTGCTGAAAAATTGAGTGAAAAATTTGTTGCTGGAATGAATACAATGAAAACAAAACCAGCTCCAAAAGCAAACCCAACTAAAAAAACTAACAAAAAAACTAACCTTGTTAAATCACTAGACGATTTAAAATAA
- a CDS encoding HemK family methyltransferase translates to MTFLELNKNIKEKYSNKAVNSAIIFYLSSKVKNGKDMLIHLKEEIDFNFSDFNKLLDEYYLDHKPLGQIIHQANFLGNEFIVDPMVHVPRNDTEYWVENLHAFLLLEFNYHELLDLCAGSGNIGISIKKNFPYLNLTSLDIDISAVNNIKKNLKKFHLDANVIHDDLFNWIKTNQKKFDVIVMNPPYVPINELDEELIKYENKISFNNSNDPLAFYKLVVENLKKITNEHFVFACEFGYNQKNELKKIIDHYGYGDYTKFFKDLSNQDRYFIIKK, encoded by the coding sequence ATGACTTTTTTAGAGTTAAATAAGAATATTAAAGAAAAATACTCAAATAAAGCTGTAAATTCGGCTATTATTTTTTATTTAAGCAGTAAAGTTAAAAACGGTAAAGATATGTTAATTCATTTAAAAGAAGAAATAGATTTTAATTTTAGTGATTTTAATAAGCTTCTTGATGAATATTATCTAGACCACAAACCGCTTGGACAAATTATTCATCAAGCGAATTTTCTAGGCAACGAATTTATTGTTGATCCAATGGTTCATGTTCCACGAAACGACACAGAATATTGGGTCGAAAATCTTCATGCATTTTTATTATTAGAATTCAATTATCATGAATTGTTAGATCTTTGTGCAGGAAGTGGCAATATTGGCATTAGTATTAAAAAAAATTTCCCTTATTTAAACTTAACTAGTCTTGATATTGATATATCAGCAGTTAACAACATAAAGAAAAATTTAAAAAAGTTTCATTTAGATGCTAATGTAATTCATGATGATCTTTTTAATTGAATTAAAACTAATCAGAAAAAATTTGATGTAATTGTTATGAATCCGCCATATGTTCCAATAAACGAATTAGATGAAGAACTTATTAAATATGAAAATAAAATAAGTTTTAATAATTCAAATGATCCATTAGCTTTTTATAAATTAGTAGTTGAAAATTTAAAAAAAATAACTAATGAACATTTTGTTTTTGCATGTGAATTTGGCTATAACCAAAAAAATGAATTGAAAAAAATAATTGACCATTATGGTTATGGTGATTACACCAAATTCTTTAAAGATCTTAGCAACCAAGACCGATACTTCATTATTAAAAAATAA